A single genomic interval of Spinacia oleracea cultivar Varoflay chromosome 6, BTI_SOV_V1, whole genome shotgun sequence harbors:
- the LOC130462903 gene encoding uncharacterized mitochondrial protein AtMg00810-like, translating into MLILFVQCGFSDIKKKSDGSFERHKACLVGDGRSQQKGVDCEETFSPVVKPTSIRALLSIALSNSWPIHQLDVKNAFLHGTLNETVYMHQPMGFRDPNYPDYVCLLKKSLYGLKQDPRAWYQRFADFVATLGFSHSKSDHSFIYHRGTDVAYILLYVDDIILTASSNTLRKSIMTLLSAEFSMKDLGPLSYFLGIAVTRDAHGLFLSQRKYAEEILERASMTNCNPSPTPVDTKSKLSASVDEPYGDLTKYRQLAGALQYLTFTRPDISYAVQQVCLYMNDPRNAHMAALKRVLRYINGSIHFGLHLYKSNVESLISYTDADWGGCPDTRRSTSGYCVFLGDNLISWSSKRRPTLSRSSAEAQYRGVANVVSESCWIQNLLLGLHCPPKKATLVYCDNVNAIYLSGNPVQHQRTKHIEMDIHFV; encoded by the coding sequence ATGTTAATATTATTCGTTCAATGTGGATTTTCCGACATAAAAAAGAAATCTGATGGTTCTTTTGAGAGGCATAAAGCATGTCTTGTAGGTGATGGCAGGTCTCAACAAAAAGGTGTGGATTGTGAGGAGACTTTTAGTCCAGTTGTCAAGCCGACCTCTATTCGTGCACTCCTCAGTATTGCATTATCTAATTCTTGGCCTATTCATCAACTTGATGTCAAGAATGCATTCCTTCATGGTACTCTCAATGAAACAGTGTATATGCATCAACCCATGGGTTTTCGTGACCCGAATTATCCGGATTATGTTTGCTTATTGAAGAAATCTCTTTATGGCCTCAAACAAGACCCACGAGCTTGGTATCAACGTTTTGCAGATTTCGTGGCCACCCTTGGTTTTTCACATAGCAAATCTGATCATTCATTTATTTATCACCGAGGTACTGATGTTGCATATATATtgctttatgttgatgatattattttgACAGCTTCTTCGAACACTCTTCGTAAGTCCATCATGACACTACTAAGCGCCGAATTTTCCATGAAGGATCTTGGTCCTCTTAGCTATTTCCTTGGCATTGCAGTCACTAGGGATGCACACGGACTATTTTTGTCCCAAAGGAAGTATGCCGAAGAAATACTTGAACGTGCAAGCATGACAAACTGTAACCCGTCACCAACACCGGTTGATACGAAGTCCAAACTAAGTGCTTCGGTGGACGAGCCCTATGGTGATCTAACCAAATACCGTCAACTGGCGGGGGCCTTACAATACCTCACTTTCACAAGGCCGGATATCTCATATGCCGTTCAACAGGTTTGCCTATATATGAACGATCCCCGAAATGCACACATGGCTGCCTTGAAGCGTGTCCTACGCTACATTAATGGCTCTATCCACTTTGGTTTACATTTGTACAAATCCAATGTTGAGAGCTTAATATCCTACACAGATGCAGATTGGGGTGGATGTCCTGACACTAGACGATCCACCTCTGGCTATTGTGTCTTTCTTGGTGACAATTTGATCTCATGGTCCTCTAAACGTCGGCCCACACTTTCCCGCTCTAGTGCGGAAGCTCAATATAGAGGAGTTGCTAATGTTGTCTCCGAATCATGTTGGATTCAAAATTTACTTCTTGGACTACATTGTCCCCCGAAGAAAGCAACATTAGTCTACTGTGACAATGTGAATGCGATTTATCTATCCGGTAATCCAGTTCAACATCAACGCACTAAACACATTGAGATGGACATTCACTTTGTTTGA
- the LOC130462902 gene encoding uncharacterized protein encodes MKRRERSWMYDRLDGRNLKPDFLKGVGEFIEFCKEHPTCNDGDKIRCPCPLCDNRRFHDTETVRVHLYKKGFVRNYYQWICQGESLVESSRVQPNQYRDMVIDALGNNQEHLVNEEGNSVEEEPNDEAKKFIDLLKAAGDPLYEGSKLSVLEMASRIASLKCEFNLQHRCVDGFASLMNDAIPNNNQMGRTFNSTKKVLEGLELPHERIHTCPKGCLLFWKGDAQLDKCRVCGSDRYKKTAKGKLIPAKVLIYFPITPRLQRLYATKNISEDMTWHAKSPRVQNTFAHPSDSQAWKHLDTTFPNFASEPRNVRLGLCTDGFAPHGKFGSQYSCWPVILTPYNLPPSMCMKRPFMFLSLLVPGPKNPKGNLDVYMQPLIEELKQLWEVGAMTYDISSKQNFNLRAALLWTISDFPAYGMLSGWSTAGKKACPYCMDKSKAFWLEHGGKVSWFDCHRQFLPHDHPFRKNKTAFCKNKVENGMGPHIMCGEELWQCVKDLPKATDGPEALKKLKSAKMGWFKQSILWELPYWKDLLLRHNLDVMHIEKNFFDQLINTVMDVKGSTSDTTSARKDMAKYCKRRQLELGNGNQTMPKEPFALDKAQKKVLCEWVRDLKFPDAYASNLSRCVNLQSCKLYGMKSHDCHVFMERLLPVALKELLPLHVWKAITEISQFFRDLCAPTIKASDIDRLDKNIAEILCKLEKIFPPAFFNSMEHLPVHLPHEAKVGGPVQYRWMYPFERFLNHLKRKVGNKARVEGSICNAYLMEEITNFCSHYFQPEVDTKARDLGRNVHSVVENQHDVNIPEMFRVDCGRAPTNGRLRFLQDMEYDRAHLYVLANSGILGEYERKFEEHILQTQPHIVMEDIWSKCEAQFPEWFKSHVLRSLSPNDVTRALAMGPSRQVRTWSRFYANGYNFQTHDYGKHKSTMNYGVCVQSPDEVDYFGILEEVVELSYCGKLQEYKTILFKCSWMDSVKGMNIHEQYKLVEVNHSKRYPKYDPFVLSYQVSQVYFAHYPSLKRDKAQWWDVFKTKARSVIDAPVDLDFLQEDANEVSSALCAPDEIPDYEDQDDDDDDDDINDGDADSMSDEDEDDEDEDEDDGDDDIDDDDDDGDDDDADDSDGYDD; translated from the exons ATGAAAAGAAGAGAGCGTAGTTGGATGTATGATAGACTCGACGGGCGCAATCTTAAGCCCGACTTTCTCAAGGGGGTTGGAGAGTTCATTGAGTTTTGCAAAGAGCATCCAACATGCAATGATGGTGACAAAATAAGATGCCCGTGCCCCTTGTGTGATAACAGGCGTTTTCATGATACTGAAACAGTTAGAGTACATTTGTACAAGAAGGGCTTTGTTCGTAATTACTATCAATGGATATGTCAAGGGGAAAGCTTAGTAGAGTCCTCGCGTGTTCAGCCAAATCAATATCGGGATATGGTTATTGATGCTCTTGGAAATAATCAAGAGCATTTGGTGAATGAAGAGGGTAATTCAGTTGAAGAAGAACCAAATGATGAAGCTAAGAAGTTTATAGACCTTCTAAAGGCAGCTGGAGATCCATTATATGAAGGGAGCAAACTCTCTGTGTTGGAGATGGCATCAAGAATTGCAAGTTTGAAATGTGAATTCAACTTACAACACAGGTGTGTGGATGGGTTTGCATCTTTGATGAATGATGCGATTCCAAATAACAACCAAATGGGTAGAACTTTCAATAGCACAAAGAAGGTTCTTGAGGGCTTGGAACTTCCTCATGAGAGGATCCACACATGCcctaaaggttgtttgctcttcTGGAAAGGCGATGCACAGTTAGATAAATGTAGAGTATGCGGAAGTGATCGGTATAAGAAGACTGCAAAGGGTAAGCTTATTCCAGCAAAAGTTCTAATCTATTTTCCAATCACACCGAGGTTGCAAAGGTTGTATGCTACCAAGAACATTTCGGAGGATATGACTTGGCATGCCAAGAGTCCCCGAGTTCAAAACACCTTCGCACATCCTAGTGATAGTCAAGCGTGGAAGCACTTGGATACAACCTTTCCTAATTTCGCATCAGAGCCACGAAATGTCAGGCTTGGTTTGTGCACGGATGGATTTGCCCCCCATGGTAAATTTGGATCCCAATATTCATGTTGGCCAGTTATTCTTACACCATACAACTTGCCTCCATCGATGTGTATGAAAAGACCATTCATGTTCCTTTCTTTGCTCGTTCCCGGTCCTAAAAATCCTAAAGGAAACTTGGATGTGTACATGCAACCACTCATTGAAGAGTTGAAACAGTTATGGGAGGTTGGGGCTATGACTTATGACATCTCAAGCAAGCAGAATTTCAACCTCCGCGCAGCCCTTTTGTGGACTATTAGTGATTTTCCTGCATATGGAATGCTATCTGGATGGTCCACGGCCGGAAAGAAGGCTTGCCCTTATTGTATGGATAAAAGCAAGGCATTTTGGCTTGAACATGGAGGTAAAGTTTCATGGTTTGATTGCCATCGACAATTCCTTCCACATGATCACCCTTTTCGAAAGAATAAAACAGCTTTCTGCAAAAACAAAGTTGAAAATGGCATGGGTCCGCATATAATGTGTGGAGAAGAATTGTGGCAATGCGTGAAGGACTTGCCTAAAGCAACTGATGGTCCTGAAGCTCTTAAGAAGTTGAAGAGTGCCAAAATGGGTTGGTTCAAACAAAGTATTCTATGGGAACTCCCATATTGGAAGGATTTGCTTCTTCGTCACAACTTGGATGTCATGCACATTGAAAAGAACTTTTTTGACCAACTCATAAACACTGTGATGGATGTGAAAGGTAGCACCTCGGACACCACTAGTGCAAGGAAAGATATGGCTAAGTATTGTAAACGTCGGCAGTTAGAGCTTGGAAATGGAAATCAAACCATGCCAAAAGAACCCTTTGCACTTGACAAGGCTCAAAAGAAGGTGTTATGTGAATGGGTTCGAGACTTGAAATTCCCGGATGCTTATGCTTCAAACTTGAGCAGGTGTGTTAATCTTCAATCATGCAAGCTGTATGGAATGAAGAGCCACGATTGTCATGTCTTCATGGAGAGGTTACTTCCGGTTGCTTTGAAGGAGTTGCTTCCCTTGCATGTTTGGAAGGCAATTACAGAGATTAGTCAATTCTTCCGAGACTTATGCGCCCCCACTATCAAAGCGAGTGACATAGATCGCTTGGATAAGAATATAGCTGAGATCTTGTGCAAGCTAGAGAAGATTTTTCCACCTGCATTTTTCAACTCAATGGAACACTTGCCAGTTCATCTTCCACATGAGGCAAAGGTTGGTGGTCCCGTCCAGTACAGGTGGATGTACCCATTTGAAAG GTTTCTTAACCATTTGAAGCGTAAGGTTGGAAATAAGGCACGTGTAGAAGGCTCCATATGCAATGCTTACCTAATGGAGGAGATTACGAACTTTTGTTCCCACTATTTTCAACCTGAGGTTGACACCAAAGCAAGGGATCTAGGAAGAAATGTCCATTCGGTTGTTGAGAACCAACATGACGTTAATATCCCCGAGATGTTCAGGGTGGATTGTGGTCGTGCACCTACTAATGGCCGTTTGCGCTTCTTGCAAGACATGGAGTATGATCGAGCACATCTTTATGTGCTTGCAAACAGTGGCATCTTAGGTGAATATGAAAG GAAATTTGAGGAGCACATTCTCCAAACTCAACCTCACATAGTAATGGAGGATATTTGGAGTAAATGCGAAGCCCAGTTCCCTGAATGGTTTAAATCACAT GTTCTCCGGTCTTTGAGTCCTAATGATGTGACACGGGCGCTTGCGATGGGCCCCTCTAGACAAGTAAGGACATGGAGCCGGTTCTATGCGAATGGatataattttcaaactcatgacTACGGCAAACACAAGTCAACTATGAATTATGGAGTGTGTGTACAAAGTCCTGATGAAGTTGACTACTTTGGCATTTTGGAGGAGGTGGTTGAACTTTCTTATTGTGGTAAGCTTCAAGAGTACAAGACAATCTTGTTTAAGTGCAGCTGGATGGATTCCGTGAAGGGTATGAACATTCATGAACAATACAAACTTGTTGAGGTCAATCATTCTAAGAGATACCCAAAGTATGACCCGTTTGTATTGTCTTACCAAGTTAGTCAAGTATACTTTGCACACTACCCCAGTTTGAAGAGGGATAAAGCCCAATGGTGGGATGTGTTTAAAACTAAGGCAAGGTCTGTGATTGATGCTCCGGTTGACTTAGACTTTCTACAAGAAGATGCAAATGAGGTTTCTTCAGCTCTTTGTGCTCCAGATGAGATCCCAGATTATGAAGatcaagatgatgatgatgatgatgacgataTTAATGATGGTGATGCTGATAGTATGAgtgatgaggatgaggatgatgaagatgaggatgaggatgatggtgatgatgacattgatgatgatgatgacgatggtgatgatgatgatgctgatGATTCTGATGGATACGACgattaa
- the LOC110794214 gene encoding gibberellin 2-beta-dioxygenase 8 isoform X1 yields the protein MASTKVVEHLKENVLWKQAIMDRNANISDPPFEETYKNLFLKHNITPLTTTTTTTTTTATIEVRDLPLIDLSRLVATAAKERENCKRDIANASREWGFFQVVNHGIPHRMLEEMNKEQVKVFREPFNKKKGDNCMNLRLSPGSYRWGSPTPNCLSQLSWSEAFHIPMNDICSNAPRNIANGNPNISNLCSTVKQFATTVSELANKLANILVEKLGHDELTFIEEKCSPNTCYLRMNRYPPCPKYSHVLGLMPHTDSDFLTILYQDQVGGLQLVKDGRWISVKPNPEALIVNIGDLFQAWSNGVYKSVVHRVVANPRFERFSTAYFLCPSGDAVIQSYREPSMYRKFSFGEYRQQVQQDVREFGHKIGLSRFLICN from the exons ATGGCTTCTACTAAGGTAGTGGAGCACCTCAAGGAAAATGTACTTTGGAAG CAAGCAATTATGGACCGTAATGCAAACATATCAGACCCTCCATTTGAAGAGACATACAAAAACCTCTTCCTAAAACACAATATTACAcccctcaccaccaccaccaccaccaccaccaccaccgcgacCATCGAAGTCCGTGACTTACCCCTAATCGACTTGTCCCGGCTGGTGGCTACCGCGGCCAAAGAGCGAGAAAACTGCAAAAGAGACATCGCGAACGCCTCGAGAGAGTGGGGGTTCTTCCAAGTGGTGAACCACGGCATACCGCACCGTATGTTAGAGGAAAtgaacaaggaacaagtgaaagtgTTTAGGGAGCCATTCAACAAGAAAAAAGGGGATAATTGTATGAATTTAAGGCTATCTCCTGGAAGTTACCGTTGGGGTTCTCCTACACCTAATTGTTTATCACAATTATCTTGGTCTGAAGCTTTTCACATTCCTATGAATGATATTTGCAGCAATGCTCCTAGGAATATTGCCAATGGAAATCCTAATATCAGCAATCTATG CTCAACGGTGAAACAATTTGCCACCACAGTATCTGAACTAGCCAATAAATTGGCAAACATATTGGTGGAAAAATTGGGGCATGATGAGCTGACCTTTATTGAGGAAAAATGTTCACCAAATACATGTTATCTAAGGATGAATAGATACCCACCATGCCCTAAATATTCCCATGTTCTTGGATTGATGCCACACACAGACAGTGACTTCCTCACAATTTTATACCAAGATCAAGTTGGTGGATTGCAGCTTGTTAAAGATGGAAGATGGATATCGGTTAAGCCTAATCCCGAGGCTCTTATTGTTAATATTGGGGATCTGTTTCAG GCTTGGAGCAATGGTGTGTATAAGAGTGTGGTGCATCGAGTTGTTGCGAATCCAAGGTTTGAGAGATTTTCAACAGCGTACTTTTTGTGTCCATCAGGTGATGCTGTTATACAAAGTTACAGGGAGCCTTCAATGTATAGGAAGTTTAGCTTTGGAGAGTACAGACAACAAGTTCAACAAGATGTTAGAGAATTTGGTCACAAGATTGGACTTTCACGCTTCCTCATTTGCAACTAG
- the LOC110794214 gene encoding gibberellin 2-beta-dioxygenase 8 isoform X2, which yields MDRNANISDPPFEETYKNLFLKHNITPLTTTTTTTTTTATIEVRDLPLIDLSRLVATAAKERENCKRDIANASREWGFFQVVNHGIPHRMLEEMNKEQVKVFREPFNKKKGDNCMNLRLSPGSYRWGSPTPNCLSQLSWSEAFHIPMNDICSNAPRNIANGNPNISNLCSTVKQFATTVSELANKLANILVEKLGHDELTFIEEKCSPNTCYLRMNRYPPCPKYSHVLGLMPHTDSDFLTILYQDQVGGLQLVKDGRWISVKPNPEALIVNIGDLFQAWSNGVYKSVVHRVVANPRFERFSTAYFLCPSGDAVIQSYREPSMYRKFSFGEYRQQVQQDVREFGHKIGLSRFLICN from the exons ATGGACCGTAATGCAAACATATCAGACCCTCCATTTGAAGAGACATACAAAAACCTCTTCCTAAAACACAATATTACAcccctcaccaccaccaccaccaccaccaccaccaccgcgacCATCGAAGTCCGTGACTTACCCCTAATCGACTTGTCCCGGCTGGTGGCTACCGCGGCCAAAGAGCGAGAAAACTGCAAAAGAGACATCGCGAACGCCTCGAGAGAGTGGGGGTTCTTCCAAGTGGTGAACCACGGCATACCGCACCGTATGTTAGAGGAAAtgaacaaggaacaagtgaaagtgTTTAGGGAGCCATTCAACAAGAAAAAAGGGGATAATTGTATGAATTTAAGGCTATCTCCTGGAAGTTACCGTTGGGGTTCTCCTACACCTAATTGTTTATCACAATTATCTTGGTCTGAAGCTTTTCACATTCCTATGAATGATATTTGCAGCAATGCTCCTAGGAATATTGCCAATGGAAATCCTAATATCAGCAATCTATG CTCAACGGTGAAACAATTTGCCACCACAGTATCTGAACTAGCCAATAAATTGGCAAACATATTGGTGGAAAAATTGGGGCATGATGAGCTGACCTTTATTGAGGAAAAATGTTCACCAAATACATGTTATCTAAGGATGAATAGATACCCACCATGCCCTAAATATTCCCATGTTCTTGGATTGATGCCACACACAGACAGTGACTTCCTCACAATTTTATACCAAGATCAAGTTGGTGGATTGCAGCTTGTTAAAGATGGAAGATGGATATCGGTTAAGCCTAATCCCGAGGCTCTTATTGTTAATATTGGGGATCTGTTTCAG GCTTGGAGCAATGGTGTGTATAAGAGTGTGGTGCATCGAGTTGTTGCGAATCCAAGGTTTGAGAGATTTTCAACAGCGTACTTTTTGTGTCCATCAGGTGATGCTGTTATACAAAGTTACAGGGAGCCTTCAATGTATAGGAAGTTTAGCTTTGGAGAGTACAGACAACAAGTTCAACAAGATGTTAGAGAATTTGGTCACAAGATTGGACTTTCACGCTTCCTCATTTGCAACTAG